In Halobacteriovorax marinus SJ, the following proteins share a genomic window:
- the ggt gene encoding gamma-glutamyltransferase, with protein MKKIYILSVLALISSCSAFKASIPYEKEIRFVNLAPGETREDHEKLTKDISIATQGRFASQAAYSIFKKGGNIIDAATTASFVLAVERPQSTGLGGGGFALFHDVKRNKDFPLTVDFREKAPIDAHEKMFLDDKGEVISRMSLDGIFSAGVPGMVAGMLELHKKHGKLPLAMVLKDAIDLARNGFKIYPELAHAISKRENIIKRYKATCEIFCNKKGEVLKEGDLLVQKDLAKTIETISKNGRDGFYKGRIARALVGEHRRLKGLMTQKDLDKYEVKYRTPIRGDYKGYEVFSMSPPSSGGVHIVEILNILRKDDLKTYGLQHSKTVHLRASAMQAAFSDRANYLGDTDFTYVPVTGLTSKKYADDIRFSIPENKALNSLWANMNDPFKFDAKEGRELLKRHESNETTHFTIADGKGNIFVSTQTLNGYLGSGVVVPGTGILLNNEMDDFATKPGANNLFGAVGGEKNLVQPEKRPLSSMSPTIVMKDGKPVLGLGSPSGTRILTCVVQTIMNYIDHNLPLYESMAATRVHHQWKPNILYVEESGLPERTIKELKRMEHEIEYKKLGCRVQAISFEDGMLRGVSDIRGRGLVSGE; from the coding sequence ATGAAAAAAATATATATTCTATCAGTACTGGCCCTTATTTCTTCTTGTTCTGCTTTTAAAGCATCTATTCCATATGAAAAAGAAATACGCTTTGTAAATTTGGCTCCCGGTGAAACGAGAGAAGATCATGAGAAGTTAACTAAGGATATTAGTATAGCCACGCAGGGACGCTTCGCTTCTCAGGCGGCTTACTCTATTTTCAAAAAAGGTGGAAATATAATTGATGCCGCAACAACTGCTTCATTTGTATTAGCTGTAGAAAGACCTCAGTCTACAGGCTTAGGTGGTGGAGGTTTCGCGCTCTTTCATGATGTGAAGAGAAATAAAGACTTTCCTCTCACTGTTGATTTCAGAGAAAAGGCCCCAATTGATGCTCATGAAAAAATGTTCTTAGATGATAAAGGTGAAGTTATTTCTAGAATGAGTCTGGATGGAATTTTCTCAGCAGGTGTTCCAGGTATGGTTGCCGGTATGCTTGAATTACATAAGAAACATGGAAAGCTTCCTCTTGCTATGGTGTTAAAAGATGCAATTGATCTGGCCCGAAACGGTTTTAAGATCTACCCGGAGCTGGCCCACGCAATTTCAAAGCGTGAAAATATCATTAAGAGATACAAGGCCACGTGTGAGATTTTCTGTAATAAGAAAGGGGAAGTTTTAAAAGAGGGAGACCTTCTCGTTCAAAAAGATTTAGCTAAAACAATCGAGACGATTTCTAAAAATGGAAGAGACGGCTTCTATAAAGGAAGAATTGCAAGAGCACTCGTTGGAGAACATAGAAGACTTAAAGGGCTAATGACTCAAAAAGATCTTGATAAATATGAAGTGAAATATAGAACACCAATAAGAGGTGACTATAAAGGATATGAAGTTTTCTCGATGAGTCCTCCAAGCTCTGGTGGAGTTCATATTGTAGAGATTTTAAATATTCTTAGAAAAGATGATTTAAAGACTTATGGTTTACAGCACTCTAAAACTGTTCACTTAAGAGCATCGGCCATGCAGGCCGCATTTTCTGACCGCGCAAATTACTTAGGTGATACTGACTTCACTTACGTACCAGTAACAGGTCTTACTTCAAAGAAATATGCAGACGATATACGTTTCTCTATTCCTGAAAATAAAGCCCTCAACTCTCTCTGGGCAAATATGAATGACCCATTTAAATTTGATGCAAAAGAGGGAAGAGAGCTATTAAAGAGACATGAATCCAATGAGACAACTCACTTTACTATTGCAGATGGAAAAGGAAATATTTTTGTCTCTACACAAACATTAAATGGTTACCTTGGCTCAGGAGTAGTTGTTCCTGGAACTGGTATTCTTCTAAATAATGAGATGGATGACTTTGCTACTAAGCCTGGAGCAAATAATCTCTTTGGTGCAGTTGGCGGTGAAAAGAATCTAGTGCAGCCAGAGAAGAGACCTCTTAGTTCTATGTCACCAACTATTGTCATGAAAGATGGAAAACCTGTTCTAGGACTAGGCTCTCCATCTGGTACGAGAATTTTAACTTGTGTTGTACAGACGATTATGAATTATATCGATCATAATCTTCCTCTCTATGAGTCTATGGCCGCGACTAGAGTGCATCATCAATGGAAGCCAAATATTCTCTATGTAGAGGAGAGTGGACTGCCTGAGAGAACGATTAAAGAACTAAAGCGAATGGAACATGAAATTGAGTACAAGAAGCTTGGATGTAGAGTTCAGGCCATTTCATTTGAAGATGGAATGCTTAGAGGTGTTTCTGATATTAGAGGTCGTGGACTAGTAAGCGGAGAATAA
- the pstS gene encoding phosphate ABC transporter substrate-binding protein PstS: protein MKKLFSILAVLLISTQVQAVTKVNGAGASFPYPIYSKWFSEYGKLNKDVQFNYQAIGSGGGIRQLIKQTVDFGASDAPMKDKDKKKAAWPVKHIPTVLGAVSVAFNVEVGGTLKLDGQTLADIFMGTITTWNDERIQKLNPGLKLPAKDILIVRRADGSGTTSIFSDYLSTVSKKWEDKIGRGKSLKWPVGIGAKGNDGVTAAVKQTSGAIGYVELAYALKNNLATVALKNKAGEFQKPSVKGVSLSAATLPENASVTASIVDAKGKGVYPISAFTYILLPVKEETTQLKEVKKFLNWALTDGQEMTEELHYAPLPKSLVKRMLKEIK from the coding sequence ATGAAAAAGTTATTTTCAATTTTAGCCGTATTACTCATTTCTACTCAAGTACAAGCAGTCACAAAAGTAAATGGTGCAGGAGCCTCGTTTCCTTACCCTATCTACTCTAAGTGGTTCTCAGAGTATGGAAAATTAAATAAAGACGTTCAATTTAACTATCAGGCCATTGGTTCAGGTGGTGGAATCAGACAACTCATTAAGCAAACTGTAGACTTCGGAGCTTCTGATGCTCCTATGAAGGACAAAGATAAGAAAAAAGCTGCTTGGCCAGTAAAGCATATTCCTACTGTACTTGGTGCAGTGTCAGTTGCCTTCAATGTTGAAGTTGGTGGAACTTTAAAGCTAGATGGTCAGACACTAGCAGATATCTTCATGGGAACAATTACAACTTGGAACGATGAAAGAATTCAGAAATTAAACCCAGGACTAAAATTACCAGCAAAAGATATCTTAATCGTAAGAAGAGCCGATGGTTCTGGTACAACGTCAATTTTCTCAGACTACCTCTCTACTGTTTCAAAGAAGTGGGAAGATAAAATTGGTAGAGGGAAATCTCTTAAGTGGCCAGTTGGTATTGGAGCAAAAGGAAACGATGGTGTAACAGCTGCCGTTAAACAAACTAGTGGAGCAATTGGTTATGTAGAGCTTGCCTATGCACTTAAGAATAATCTAGCAACTGTTGCTCTTAAGAATAAAGCGGGAGAATTCCAAAAGCCATCAGTAAAGGGAGTTTCTCTTTCTGCGGCAACTCTTCCAGAGAACGCTTCTGTTACAGCTTCAATAGTAGATGCCAAAGGAAAAGGTGTTTATCCAATTTCTGCATTCACTTATATTCTACTTCCAGTAAAAGAAGAAACGACTCAATTAAAAGAAGTAAAGAAATTCTTAAACTGGGCACTAACTGATGGACAAGAAATGACTGAAGAGCTTCACTACGCTCCTCTACCAAAGTCATTAGTTAAAAGAATGTTAAAAGAAATTAAGTAA
- the pstC gene encoding phosphate ABC transporter permease subunit PstC, translated as MIRDSENIHKSFSNEMKEDISKQSNSPKKLLSYGEQDKFAYLLIKSIAVAVVILLIGMIIMLINASSLAINEFGFDFTIKDNWNPVEDEFGALAFLYGTIVTSFIAILIAAPISIGVALFINEVLPKKIANIVSLFVEMIAAIPSIVFGLWGIFFLGPFVKEVLSPILKEYLGFLPLFQGASFGIGILTAALILAIMITPTITSICREVLKTVPKIQKEAALALGATRFEMIKIALLKPSFSGLMGGVVLGLGRALGETMAVAMVIGNSAMISTSLFSPAATMASVIANEYAEADSDLHLSALCYIGLLLFLVTFTVNAIARAIVWKKQRAVRSKK; from the coding sequence GTGATTAGAGATTCTGAAAATATTCATAAAAGTTTTTCCAACGAGATGAAGGAAGATATCTCTAAACAATCTAATAGTCCTAAAAAGCTCCTCAGCTACGGTGAGCAAGATAAATTTGCTTATCTCTTAATAAAAAGTATTGCCGTAGCTGTAGTCATTCTTCTGATAGGAATGATTATTATGCTTATCAATGCCTCATCATTGGCCATCAATGAGTTTGGGTTTGATTTTACTATAAAAGACAATTGGAACCCTGTTGAAGATGAGTTTGGAGCACTCGCCTTTCTTTACGGAACCATTGTCACATCGTTTATTGCGATTCTTATAGCTGCTCCAATAAGTATTGGAGTGGCCTTGTTTATCAACGAAGTTCTCCCTAAGAAAATTGCCAATATCGTCTCACTCTTTGTGGAGATGATTGCAGCTATACCTAGTATTGTCTTCGGACTATGGGGAATTTTCTTCTTGGGACCATTTGTTAAAGAAGTACTCTCACCAATTCTAAAAGAGTACTTAGGCTTTCTTCCGCTTTTTCAGGGAGCAAGTTTTGGGATTGGGATCTTAACAGCGGCCTTAATCCTAGCAATTATGATTACACCTACTATTACATCGATCTGTAGAGAAGTTCTTAAGACGGTACCCAAAATTCAAAAAGAAGCTGCTCTCGCCCTTGGCGCGACTAGATTTGAAATGATAAAAATCGCCCTTTTAAAACCATCTTTCTCTGGTCTAATGGGAGGAGTCGTCCTCGGACTAGGTAGGGCCCTTGGAGAGACAATGGCGGTTGCGATGGTCATTGGGAATTCTGCAATGATTTCAACTTCCCTCTTTTCACCAGCAGCGACTATGGCCTCTGTAATAGCCAATGAATACGCTGAAGCAGATAGTGATCTTCACCTTTCAGCACTTTGTTATATTGGTCTACTTTTATTTCTTGTTACCTTTACAGTAAATGCAATCGCCAGAGCTATCGTTTGGAAAAAACAAAGAGCAGTAAGGAGTAAGAAATGA